Proteins encoded in a region of the Vibrio sp. CB1-14 genome:
- a CDS encoding hybrid sensor histidine kinase/response regulator produces MQKSVIKESLKKKSIIALAVYLAVFIAIFGTITYWVVESPVRAKLEQNLDIRSEFLAAEISAPLHSSLGVLKSIVAMGETISDRQSLDKALCQVFKLNDGIAVSGGIWPEPYSVDPDVKLSSLFYNRTSTGEVDKIDLWNNPQTAGYHIEPWYTSVKDTPSNTISWSEVYVDPYTHVQMITASAPYYIEGVFAGVATVDLSLENLIGFVKSKAREHDLGVIVRDANQQVITEHNFRVERGIYISQLSFGDFNWSLEVVNARRLVADEVADIVKSVELGIVPVMLLCLMFGYYLINQYLIKPIAIIAKEVDESRHGGSIDINYRSPDEIRYLIDSFNQKTVYLDQERMKAQASTKAKTAFLATLSHEIRTPMNGVLGTAQILLKTDLSVEQRKHLKTLYDSGDHMMSLLNEILDYSKIEQGHIELDSHPFPLNSIIGSIHSVYHTLCNEKGLKFSVYSDIEDERWYQGDKARLRQILFNLLNNAVKFTSQGNIEVFLSEKIGAEKNTLTIRVKDTGIGIAPEAQARIFKPFEQAESSTTRRFGGTGLGLAIVKEIALVMGGDIKLTSQEGIGSEFEVTVRLASCKPKPLDVHIERNLDYRGLKALIVEDNRTNTIIIETFMKRKGFITYSVVNGEEALKAVATQNYDLILMDNHMPVMDGVEAIAGIRNMPGKEKDTLIFGCTADVFKETRERMMGAGADFIVGKPIDERILDDALYQFANKLFQFSGRKGSNVTSLGVSK; encoded by the coding sequence GCTCCTCTTCATAGCTCCCTTGGCGTTTTAAAAAGCATCGTGGCCATGGGTGAGACCATTAGTGATCGCCAATCACTCGACAAAGCCCTATGCCAAGTCTTTAAACTGAATGATGGTATTGCCGTGAGCGGCGGTATATGGCCTGAGCCGTATTCCGTTGACCCCGATGTTAAGCTCTCCAGCTTGTTTTACAACCGTACCAGCACAGGCGAAGTCGATAAAATCGATCTGTGGAATAATCCTCAAACTGCGGGGTACCATATAGAGCCTTGGTATACCTCGGTAAAAGACACGCCGAGTAACACCATCAGTTGGTCTGAAGTGTACGTTGACCCTTATACCCACGTTCAGATGATCACCGCCTCCGCGCCTTATTATATTGAAGGTGTGTTCGCTGGTGTCGCCACCGTGGATCTTTCGCTAGAAAATTTGATTGGCTTTGTAAAAAGTAAAGCGAGAGAGCACGATCTCGGCGTGATTGTTCGAGATGCCAATCAGCAAGTTATCACTGAACACAACTTTAGAGTTGAGCGCGGTATCTACATTAGCCAGCTGAGTTTCGGCGACTTTAACTGGAGTCTGGAAGTGGTCAACGCCAGAAGGCTGGTGGCCGATGAAGTGGCAGACATCGTTAAGAGTGTTGAGTTGGGTATTGTTCCTGTCATGCTGCTGTGCTTAATGTTTGGCTATTACCTTATCAACCAATACCTCATCAAGCCGATTGCGATCATTGCTAAAGAGGTGGATGAATCGCGCCATGGCGGCAGTATCGATATTAATTATCGCAGTCCAGACGAGATCCGTTATCTGATAGACAGTTTTAATCAAAAAACGGTGTACCTAGACCAAGAGCGTATGAAGGCGCAAGCCTCAACCAAAGCCAAAACCGCGTTCCTTGCAACACTGTCTCACGAGATCCGAACTCCAATGAATGGCGTGCTCGGCACCGCTCAGATCTTGCTTAAAACCGATCTTTCGGTAGAACAAAGAAAGCACCTCAAAACCCTGTATGATTCAGGCGACCATATGATGTCGCTACTCAATGAGATCCTCGATTACTCCAAAATTGAGCAAGGCCATATTGAGCTTGATAGCCACCCGTTCCCACTCAACTCCATTATTGGCAGTATACACAGCGTCTACCACACCTTGTGTAACGAGAAAGGCCTAAAGTTCAGTGTCTATTCCGATATTGAGGATGAGCGTTGGTACCAGGGTGATAAAGCGCGTCTGCGCCAGATCCTGTTTAACCTGCTTAATAATGCCGTTAAGTTTACCTCTCAGGGCAACATTGAAGTGTTCTTGTCAGAGAAAATTGGAGCGGAGAAAAACACCCTAACGATTCGGGTAAAAGACACAGGTATTGGCATTGCGCCAGAAGCGCAAGCACGTATTTTCAAACCTTTTGAACAAGCAGAGTCGAGCACTACCCGCCGTTTTGGCGGAACAGGGTTAGGTCTTGCGATTGTGAAAGAGATTGCGCTGGTCATGGGTGGTGATATTAAACTGACCAGCCAAGAGGGTATTGGCTCTGAGTTTGAAGTCACGGTGAGGCTCGCAAGCTGTAAACCAAAACCGCTGGATGTACACATAGAGCGCAACCTCGACTATCGTGGCCTTAAAGCACTGATTGTTGAAGACAACCGCACCAACACCATCATTATAGAAACCTTTATGAAGCGGAAAGGCTTCATTACTTATTCCGTAGTCAATGGTGAAGAAGCGTTAAAAGCTGTTGCCACCCAAAACTACGACTTAATCTTAATGGATAACCACATGCCAGTGATGGACGGTGTGGAAGCCATCGCTGGTATCCGCAATATGCCAGGCAAAGAAAAAGACACTCTTATCTTCGGCTGCACCGCCGATGTATTCAAAGAGACTCGTGAACGCATGATGGGTGCAGGCGCAGACTTTATTGTCGGCAAGCCTATTGATGAACGGATTCTCGACGACGCGCTTTATCAGTTCGCCAATAAACTGTTCCAGTTCAGCGGCCGAAAAGGCAGCAATGTGACGTCTCTAGGCGTTTCCAAATAA